Genomic window (Alteromonas pelagimontana):
AAAAACGAATTTGTCATCGACAAATCGTGCGAAGAGTTCACCGTTAATCTTACTCACTCAGGAAAGCTTCCTAAAAATGCGATGGGGCATAACGTTGTAATCACTAAAGCATCTAATGCACAAGCCGTGGCGAGTGATGGTATGACAGCAGGCTTAGATAATGACTACATTAAACCCGATGACGAACGGGTCATTGCTCATACCGAAATTATTGGCGGAGGTGAAAAAACATCTGTTACGTTTCAGGTAGATAAAATAAAACCAGAAGAAGATTATATGTTCTTTTGCTCCTTCCCCGGACACATTGCGGTTATGAAAGGAACAGTAAAATTGCAGTAGCAAACTCGTGAGGAAAACGTTGGTAGTAGTACTACCTAATTCTTGAGAATCGTAGATGTCACTGGATAATAAATCTCAGGAGACAATGAGGCTCTACACCTTACCGGTTAGAGCCTTTTTTGTGGTCTTTGGCTAACCCTGCATATGGTGAAGCTACCAAGAATATCCTCAGCGCTTTTCAAGGCGCTGACCCTCTGGGCGCCGGCGACGTGCGAATTGTCCCCAACGGTTTGTGAACCAAAGCAATCTTTATTCAACGGCAACCAGCACAAACAAAAAACCCCACGTCTTACGACGCAGGGCCTTATCATTTGGTGGAGCTGGCGGGATTTGAACCCGCGTCCAGAAAATGTCTACCTTTGGTACTACATGCTTATTTTGTCTTTTATTTAACTATTTCGGTCTCCGACAAACAGGATACGTCATAGCTGTCCTGATACTATTTCGCGGTTCAACCTCAGGAAAGTTTCCCTCGCTAGTTTGCTTATATGACCTTCCGAACCCTCGCTAGCAAACAAAGCTGAGGTGGAAGGGCCTATGCCGGGTATTAAGCGGCTAGTGCGTAAGTTTCGTCGTTTGCGACTATTTAAATGCGGCTTTTTAAGAG
Coding sequences:
- the azu gene encoding azurin, with translation MKIKYLAIPFACAAMATSAMAAECEVNIDSTDAMKYDKNEFVIDKSCEEFTVNLTHSGKLPKNAMGHNVVITKASNAQAVASDGMTAGLDNDYIKPDDERVIAHTEIIGGGEKTSVTFQVDKIKPEEDYMFFCSFPGHIAVMKGTVKLQ